In Capillimicrobium parvum, a genomic segment contains:
- a CDS encoding acyl-CoA dehydrogenase family protein: protein MTTGVVDHEHTRDPFAQQRPVPDNLISDLNGVNAFSADIIASGVIEQHAPWAWDRAEQLGDHVWDPRVLKLARDAERNLPQLRTLDRLGNEVYDVDFHPAYHELMALGFGSGVHSLAWTTDQSGAHAARAVLSYLWNQIDGSTACPIGMAYASIPILRSQSELAPWARALEAEGYDPADIPVERKTAGTIGYFMTEKHGGSDLRANVTVARPVGPRGPGEAYLVNGHKWFASVPMSDAYLTVAQTQGGVSCLLIPRRLPDGSLNRIRINRLKDKLGNKANASSEIEYHDAHAFLVGEEGKGVRTILSSAEYTRLDFAVGSAGLMRAALSQALYYNDHRSAFGSPLSQLPIQAPVLADLALEWAAAAHLGFRVARAEDAPDNPAEKLLRRLLTPVAKYWNCRRVPSVTEEVIQSIGGNGYIEEHPCPRYYREAPLNAIWEGTSNMMVMDVGRVLTRHPEAFAPVRDVIRPAAAEHPLLADALAEIEELVLAPEDTARYLVTRIALAVQAALLVEHAPTVVADAFIASRLGSGWGPVYGTLRGLDFQAIIDFARLA, encoded by the coding sequence CATCGCCTCGGGCGTTATCGAGCAGCACGCGCCGTGGGCCTGGGACCGCGCCGAGCAACTCGGCGATCATGTGTGGGACCCGCGGGTGCTCAAGCTCGCCCGCGACGCCGAACGCAACCTCCCCCAGTTGCGCACCCTGGACCGGCTGGGCAACGAGGTCTACGACGTCGACTTCCACCCCGCCTACCACGAGCTGATGGCGTTGGGGTTCGGTAGCGGCGTGCACTCGCTGGCGTGGACGACCGACCAGTCGGGCGCTCACGCGGCCCGCGCGGTGCTCTCCTACCTGTGGAACCAGATCGATGGGTCCACGGCGTGTCCGATCGGCATGGCGTACGCGTCGATCCCCATCCTGCGCAGCCAGTCGGAGCTCGCGCCCTGGGCCCGGGCGCTCGAGGCCGAGGGCTACGACCCTGCCGACATTCCGGTAGAGCGCAAGACCGCCGGCACGATCGGCTACTTCATGACCGAGAAGCACGGCGGCTCGGACCTGCGGGCGAACGTCACCGTCGCGCGGCCGGTGGGACCGCGCGGCCCGGGCGAGGCGTACCTCGTCAACGGGCACAAATGGTTCGCGTCGGTGCCGATGTCGGACGCCTACCTGACCGTCGCGCAGACCCAGGGCGGCGTCTCCTGCCTGCTGATCCCGCGGCGCCTGCCCGACGGCAGCCTCAACCGCATCCGGATCAACCGCCTCAAGGACAAGCTCGGCAACAAGGCCAACGCGTCGTCGGAGATCGAGTACCACGACGCGCACGCCTTCCTCGTCGGCGAGGAAGGGAAGGGCGTCCGGACGATCCTCTCATCCGCCGAGTACACGCGGCTTGACTTCGCCGTCGGCTCCGCTGGCCTGATGCGCGCCGCGCTGTCCCAAGCGCTCTACTACAACGACCACCGCAGCGCGTTCGGCTCGCCGCTGTCGCAGCTGCCGATCCAAGCGCCCGTGCTCGCCGACCTCGCGCTGGAATGGGCCGCCGCGGCGCACCTCGGTTTCCGCGTCGCGCGAGCCGAGGACGCCCCGGACAACCCCGCCGAGAAGCTGCTCCGCCGCCTGCTCACACCCGTGGCGAAGTACTGGAACTGCCGGCGCGTCCCGAGCGTGACCGAGGAGGTCATCCAGTCCATCGGCGGCAACGGCTACATCGAGGAACACCCCTGCCCCCGCTACTACCGGGAGGCGCCGCTCAACGCGATCTGGGAAGGCACCTCGAACATGATGGTGATGGACGTCGGGCGCGTCCTGACCCGCCACCCCGAGGCCTTCGCACCGGTGCGCGACGTGATCCGCCCCGCTGCCGCCGAACACCCGCTGCTGGCCGACGCCCTCGCCGAGATCGAGGAGCTGGTCCTCGCGCCCGAGGACACCGCGCGGTACCTCGTCACTCGTATCGCCCTCGCCGTCCAAGCCGCGCTCCTGGTCGAGCACGCGCCGACGGTCGTGGCCGACGCGTTCATCGCCTCGCGCCTGGGCTCCGGCTGGGGCCCGGTCTACGGCACGCTCCGCGGCCTCGACTTCCAGGCGATCATCGACTTCGCCCGACTCGCCTGA
- a CDS encoding IS3 family transposase yields MPRSYPPEVRRQVVELARAGTRVKQLAKTFGMTEATIYNWVKPGQDRPWRTGWPDDRPSDRARRRETTNPAARNRAGRRSQSQRDLPRSRPGPKSLYPVIDALTGQGIDVQHACRTLGVSPSGYYAWKDRPTSPRQLRRIWLAGEIADVHKASGGTYGALRVTAELNHGRGIHVGHNAVSLIMRELGIKGLPTRRLPKGAKLATVTSLDLVGRQFRRDHPDQLWMTDITEHPTREGKIYCCVVLDAFSRFVVGWAVDSTQTTTLVLNALGMAIRRRNGPSKRGNSSPR; encoded by the coding sequence ATGCCCCGCAGCTACCCACCCGAAGTCCGTCGCCAGGTCGTCGAGCTCGCGCGCGCCGGGACACGCGTCAAGCAGCTCGCCAAGACGTTCGGGATGACCGAGGCGACGATCTACAACTGGGTCAAGCCAGGACAAGATCGACCGTGGCGAACAGGCTGGCCTGACGACCGACCAAGCGATCGAGCTCGCCGCCGCGAAACAACGAATCCGGCAGCTCGAAACCGAGCTGGCCGTCGCTCGCAAAGTCAACGAGATCTTCCTCGATCAAGACCTGGCCCCAAAAGCCTCTACCCGGTGATCGACGCTCTGACCGGGCAGGGCATCGACGTCCAACACGCGTGTCGGACCCTCGGCGTCTCACCGTCGGGCTACTACGCCTGGAAGGACCGTCCGACATCACCGCGGCAGCTGCGACGCATCTGGCTGGCTGGCGAGATCGCCGACGTCCACAAGGCCTCAGGCGGCACCTACGGCGCGCTGCGCGTGACAGCGGAGCTCAACCACGGGCGCGGCATTCACGTCGGCCACAACGCCGTGTCGCTGATCATGCGCGAGCTCGGCATCAAAGGCCTACCCACACGACGGCTGCCCAAGGGCGCCAAGCTCGCCACGGTCACATCGCTGGACCTCGTCGGCCGCCAGTTCCGCCGCGATCACCCCGACCAATTGTGGATGACCGACATCACCGAGCACCCCACGCGCGAAGGCAAGATCTACTGCTGCGTCGTGCTGGACGCCTTCTCGCGCTTCGTCGTCGGCTGGGCCGTCGACAGCACCCAGACCACGACACTGGTGCTCAACGCGCTCGGCATGGCGATCCGGCGGCGCAACGGCCCGTCAAAGCGGGGGAACTCCAGCCCGAGATGA
- a CDS encoding RES family NAD+ phosphorylase, giving the protein MLDVDPVPVAWQAVRHSPHPSELLGRPARPTDGRWLRAAVASGLYLADEPDTAVAEWYRLLAERGIPPRFGVPFELHVWSVDVTLADLSSPDRPARVGLERPRPSRRTWSAYQDVGDQLHAEGWAGLVAPSAARPEGRIACLFCESWPPAGAEPISRSTVADVPPPPTGMTT; this is encoded by the coding sequence GTGCTCGACGTCGATCCCGTGCCGGTCGCGTGGCAGGCGGTTCGCCACAGCCCGCACCCGTCCGAACTGCTCGGCCGACCGGCCCGGCCGACGGATGGCCGGTGGCTGCGCGCGGCCGTCGCCAGCGGCCTGTATCTCGCCGACGAGCCAGACACGGCGGTCGCCGAGTGGTACCGCCTGCTCGCCGAGCGCGGGATACCGCCGCGCTTCGGTGTCCCGTTTGAGCTGCACGTCTGGAGCGTCGACGTCACGCTGGCCGACCTGAGCTCGCCGGACCGTCCCGCGCGCGTCGGCCTGGAACGACCCCGGCCGAGCCGTCGCACGTGGTCCGCTTATCAGGACGTCGGCGACCAGCTGCACGCCGAGGGCTGGGCAGGCTTGGTCGCTCCGAGCGCCGCTCGACCTGAGGGACGCATCGCGTGCCTGTTCTGTGAGTCGTGGCCGCCGGCGGGAGCGGAGCCGATCTCTCGATCGACGGTGGCCGACGTCCCACCGCCGCCGACCGGGATGACGACCTGA
- a CDS encoding antitoxin Xre/MbcA/ParS toxin-binding domain-containing protein encodes MSALLTEAQRVHDARHLSDRLIAEATGAAPSTARDWLAGRSVPTGSRADRLIELVEITDRLARVMDPEYIPIWLSRPLEVLDDDKPIERLAQGDYRSVAQLIGEIEYGVT; translated from the coding sequence GTGAGTGCCCTCCTCACCGAAGCGCAGCGCGTCCACGACGCCCGTCACCTCAGCGATCGATTGATTGCCGAGGCCACCGGTGCCGCGCCGAGCACGGCGCGCGATTGGCTGGCCGGCCGCAGTGTTCCGACGGGCTCGCGCGCCGATCGGCTGATCGAGCTGGTCGAGATCACCGATCGCTTGGCGCGGGTGATGGATCCGGAGTACATCCCGATCTGGCTGTCGCGCCCGCTGGAGGTCCTCGACGATGACAAGCCGATCGAGCGTCTCGCACAGGGCGACTACCGCTCGGTCGCGCAGCTGATCGGCGAGATCGAGTACGGCGTTACCTGA
- a CDS encoding tyrosine-type recombinase/integrase: MFCDEWGRHLQDYTIRNGFYDALTEAGLGSLRTGEDPIVFHDLRHTFGTLAVQAFPLTDVKAYMGHEDVSTTMIYVHHVPRYDAADKLSALLRRETEPMSMEPNRAIG, from the coding sequence GTGTTCTGCGACGAGTGGGGCCGGCACCTCCAGGACTACACGATCCGCAACGGCTTCTACGACGCACTGACGGAGGCCGGGCTCGGATCGCTGCGCACCGGGGAGGACCCGATCGTCTTCCACGACCTGCGGCACACGTTCGGCACGCTCGCCGTGCAGGCGTTCCCACTGACCGACGTGAAGGCGTACATGGGCCATGAGGACGTCAGCACGACGATGATCTACGTGCACCACGTTCCCCGGTATGACGCGGCTGACAAGCTGTCGGCGCTCCTGCGCCGAGAGACCGAACCAATGTCCATGGAGCCGAATCGAGCGATTGGCTAG
- a CDS encoding tyrosine-type recombinase/integrase — protein MRPSGHLQVYETSEGRRFVALWRDATGKRHKKRLGKAWVKQYGTTDRGAPRWRGAHGPKPEGDWLTPREAQDQLQLLLADLVINPPPPPPKPTVSFEVAVDEWLCYVQYDRERAPTTVRDYRNTAYNQLVPHFGAERLVNTITTDDIDAYREQVLAGGRLARRTLQKHMVMLHAILKRAKRRKWVEYNAAADAERITFKRSGEFNVLTSAQVDAVAAAAAGELLRTIIVVAAYSGLRMGELRALRWRDVDFAKRSLFVRRNFTGGEERAPRSGKVRSVPMVDQALVALDALSRREANVARTASCSATSGAGTSRTTRSATASTTH, from the coding sequence CGAGACCAGCGAAGGCCGGCGGTTCGTCGCGCTGTGGCGCGACGCGACCGGCAAGCGCCACAAGAAGCGCCTGGGGAAGGCGTGGGTCAAGCAGTACGGGACGACGGACCGCGGAGCGCCGCGCTGGCGAGGAGCCCACGGACCGAAGCCTGAAGGGGACTGGCTGACGCCGCGCGAGGCCCAGGACCAGCTGCAGCTGCTGCTGGCCGACCTGGTGATCAACCCGCCGCCTCCGCCACCCAAGCCGACGGTGAGCTTCGAGGTCGCCGTCGACGAGTGGCTGTGCTACGTCCAGTACGACCGCGAGCGCGCGCCGACGACGGTGCGCGACTACCGCAACACGGCCTACAACCAACTGGTCCCGCACTTCGGCGCCGAGCGACTGGTCAACACGATCACGACCGATGACATCGACGCGTACCGCGAGCAGGTCCTCGCGGGTGGGCGCCTGGCTCGACGGACGTTGCAGAAGCACATGGTGATGCTGCACGCGATCCTCAAACGGGCCAAGCGGCGCAAGTGGGTCGAGTACAACGCCGCCGCTGATGCCGAGCGGATCACGTTCAAGCGCTCCGGCGAGTTCAACGTCCTGACGTCGGCGCAGGTCGACGCGGTCGCCGCCGCGGCGGCCGGCGAGTTACTCCGGACGATCATCGTGGTGGCCGCGTACAGCGGATTACGCATGGGTGAGCTGCGGGCCCTGCGGTGGCGCGACGTCGACTTCGCCAAGCGGTCGCTGTTCGTGCGGCGCAACTTCACCGGTGGGGAGGAGCGCGCGCCGAGGTCGGGCAAGGTCCGGTCGGTGCCGATGGTCGACCAGGCGCTTGTAGCCCTGGACGCGCTCAGTCGGCGCGAGGCCAACGTTGCCCGGACAGCCTCGTGTTCTGCGACGAGTGGGGCCGGCACCTCCAGGACTACACGATCCGCAACGGCTTCTACGACGCACTGA